Within the Pelagovum pacificum genome, the region CGTAGAACTTCTTCTCCCACTTCGCGGGCTCGGCCTCCACCTCGGCGAGCGACTGCGCGATACGGCGCCAAGTCGATTCGACGGTCTCGTCGAGCGCCGTGCCGTCCGCCTGCTTCAGCCGGTACTTCATGTCCCAGATCTGTTCGGCAATGGGCGCGGCGAAGCGAGTCATGGGAGGTCCTTTCGGAAAGGTGAGGGGGAAACCCTAGCAGAATCGGGGTGGGAAATCTAACTTATCCACTACATCTGGGGTGCGAAAGAAGAAAGCGGACGATTGACCCACACACTCAACCTGCAAAAACTGTCAGTCGGCACGGAGAGCCCGCAAGAGCTCGGCGCGTGGCAGGAAACCCGCGCCGCCCGGACGTCCGATGGCCTGCCGCGCCACGTGACACGCATGTGGCCCAAGCGCGAGGCGGAACTGCTCGACGGCGGGTCGATCTATTGGGTCATCAAGGGGCTGGTGCTGTGCCGGCAACGTATCGTGCGGCTGGACGAGGTCGACCGGGGCGACGGAATCCGGCGCTGCGGGATCGTGCTCGAGCCGGGGCTGATCGACGTGACGCCCACCCCGCGCCGCGCCTTCCAGGGCTGGCGGTACCTGAAGACCGAGGACGCGCCGCGCGACCTTCCCGCCAGCCGCGAGGGTGAGACCGGCCTTCCGGCAGAACTGTCCGCCGCCCTTGCCGAGATCGGAGTGCTGTGAGGGCGACCGGCCTCGCCCTGCTGGCGCTGGCCGGCGGGACGCCCGCCTCCGCCGCCTGCATCTGCCTGACCTGCGCGTTCGGGGCCGATCAGATGTATCGCATCGCCTCGACCTCCATGCTGCCGACGCTCGAGCCGGGGAGCTGCGAGACCTTCAAGACGTGGGACCGGTTCACGGATGGTCCGAACCGAGGCGACATCGTCGTCTTCCGGCGCGGAGAGACCGGCCCGGCCTTTGTCTTCCGCGTGATCGGGCTTGGCGGCGACCGCGTGCAGATGCGCGATGGCGTGGTGTGGGTGAACGGCGACGCCTTGGCGCAAGTGGCGACCGGGCGGATGGTTCGAGTGGACGGCGACGGTCACTGCCCCCTGCCCGGAACGGCCAGCGGCCCGGACTGTGTCGCGAGCGAACTGACGGAGACCCTGCCCGGCGGCGAAAGCTACCGGGTGCTCGATTTCCGCGAGGGGACAGGGGATGACACCGCAGAGATCGAGGTGCCGCCCGATCACCTGTTCCTGCTCGGCGACAACCGGGACAATGCGGCGGACAGCCGGATCGGCGCGACGGCCGGCGGGCCGGGTCTTGTGCCGGTGCGGTCCGTTCTTGCCGTCCGCGCGCTTGATCGCGACGCGGCGGAGTGACGGATCCGTGGGGTCGCGGGTCGCGTCGAGTTAACTAACGCGGGCTCATCCACGGCGGGCCAATCTGCACCGCTGCGACGTTGTTTGCCTGTCTCGCGCAAGCCTACCAGACGAGATCCGAACACCTCGCCTCCCCGGCCCGACCTGTCGTCAGCATTTCTCAACCGACTCACCTCAGGGTGGCGGGTGGTAGGGAGGGGGACTCTCGGGCGCCGCGCGTTAATCGTGCAGCAACCTTTACAACCCTCTCAGACGTCGAGCCGGTTGCAGAAGGCCTTGTAGGTCGCGCGGTCCTCGTCGCTCCACTCCGCGTTGCGCGATTTGAAGAGCCGCGCCTGGCTCGAGTGGATCAGACCGTCGGACAGGATCTTCAGACCGTTGGCGCGCAGCGTCTCGCCCGTCGAGGTTATGTCGGAGATCGCCTCCGCCGTCTCGTTCTTCACCGTGCCTTCCGTCGCGCCCTGGCTGTCGACAAGCGCGTAATCGGCAACGCCGTGATCGCGCAGGAATTCCCGCGTCAGACGGTGGTACTTCGTCGCGATGCGGAGCCGGTGGCCGTGGGTTCGCCGGAACTGCGCCGCGGCGGCATCGAGATCGTCGAGCGTATCGACATCGACCCATCCCTGCGGCACCGCGATGACGAGGTCCGCCCCGCCAAAGC harbors:
- a CDS encoding DUF1489 family protein, which codes for MTHTLNLQKLSVGTESPQELGAWQETRAARTSDGLPRHVTRMWPKREAELLDGGSIYWVIKGLVLCRQRIVRLDEVDRGDGIRRCGIVLEPGLIDVTPTPRRAFQGWRYLKTEDAPRDLPASREGETGLPAELSAALAEIGVL
- the lepB gene encoding signal peptidase I, with protein sequence MRATGLALLALAGGTPASAACICLTCAFGADQMYRIASTSMLPTLEPGSCETFKTWDRFTDGPNRGDIVVFRRGETGPAFVFRVIGLGGDRVQMRDGVVWVNGDALAQVATGRMVRVDGDGHCPLPGTASGPDCVASELTETLPGGESYRVLDFREGTGDDTAEIEVPPDHLFLLGDNRDNAADSRIGATAGGPGLVPVRSVLAVRALDRDAAE
- the hisG gene encoding ATP phosphoribosyltransferase, which translates into the protein MTLKLGVPSKGRLMDKTFDWFAARGITMRKAESEREYSATVEGIDGIEMVLLSAGEIPRELGQGRIHLGVTGSDVVRERLANWDLQVNELSDLGFGGADLVIAVPQGWVDVDTLDDLDAAAAQFRRTHGHRLRIATKYHRLTREFLRDHGVADYALVDSQGATEGTVKNETAEAISDITSTGETLRANGLKILSDGLIHSSQARLFKSRNAEWSDEDRATYKAFCNRLDV